Part of the Pseudomonadota bacterium genome is shown below.
GAATCTGATCTGCGAACTCGACGGCATCATTCTGCACCAGCCGCTGCGGACCGCAAGCCTTGCAACAGCCGGTGCACACGAGTAGCGAAGGTCTGATGCGCCACCGCTGAATTCTTCTTCAGCACGTTTGAAGTCAGCGTGACCATGTAGTAGAGCCGCGGCTCACCCGCAGGCGCCTCGACGATGACCACCGAGTTCATCAGGTTGTCGCGATTGCCCATGTACTTCTTGCACACGAAGCCCTCCTCCGCCTTGCAGCGGTAGAGCGATCCCGACTTGAAGTACAGAGCCGCTTCGTTCAGCGCCGGCGACGAGGCATAGCGGATCCGGCGCTGGGTCATGTAAAGCAGCCGCTTGATCTGCAGGCTCGACCAGGCATCGACCAGTTGCCCCTGCTCCAGCAGCAGTAGGTAGTGCATCAGCTCGCGCGTGGTGCAGATGCTGTTGGTACCCGGCACGCGGCGCTTACCTTCGGCGGTGAAGAAACTGCCCTGGCGCAGGTTCTCGACGTCGAGACCGTTGCGCGTTACCGGTTCCAGCAGGCTCTCCAGCAGCAGCTCGCTCTGCGCCTTGCGCGGGGTGTCGCGCCAGAATGCCTCTTCCTGCTCGGCCGAGACCGGATAGGCGGTCCCGAAGTGGCGCAACAGCAGCAGCTGCTTGATCACCGTGCTTGCGGCCGCATTGGAACTCGCCGACAGCATCCAGTCCAGATAGCTCCACAGATTCGCGGTGTCGCCGACGCGCAACTCCCGCCGCGGCATGCGGTTGAGCTCCGGCTTCCAGAACGGCACGTCGTGATGGTCGGTGCG
Proteins encoded:
- a CDS encoding serine hydrolase; protein product: MHNWAGRWLVAALLAAATGAVPAYPIDGFPETGIARLEGYRLAREGKVAGNRLQPGALLDTAQVQLRLLQHQNFRWPDPDPDLTRKIVGLLGSEAKYYSVSVLDLSDPDHPVYAEHNAQARRNPGSVGKLMVALAVFQALADIYPGDFAARQRVLRETQVTADAFIRTDHHDVPFWKPELNRMPRRELRVGDTANLWSYLDWMLSASSNAAASTVIKQLLLLRHFGTAYPVSAEQEEAFWRDTPRKAQSELLLESLLEPVTRNGLDVENLRQGSFFTAEGKRRVPGTNSICTTRELMHYLLLLEQGQLVDAWSSLQIKRLLYMTQRRIRYASSPALNEAALYFKSGSLYRCKAEEGFVCKKYMGNRDNLMNSVVIVEAPAGEPRLYYMVTLTSNVLKKNSAVAHQTFATRVHRLLQGLRSAAAGAE